From a region of the Bradyrhizobium sp. KBS0727 genome:
- a CDS encoding co-chaperone GroES yields the protein MKFRPLHDRVVVKRIDAEEKTAGGIIIPDSAKEKPSQGEITAVGPGGRDEAGKLIPIDLKVGDRVLFGKWSGTEVKLDGQELLIMKESDIMGVLTDVPATKKKAA from the coding sequence ATGAAATTCCGTCCGCTTCACGACCGCGTTGTGGTCAAGCGCATCGACGCTGAAGAGAAGACCGCTGGCGGCATCATCATTCCGGACAGCGCCAAGGAAAAGCCGTCGCAGGGCGAAATCACCGCCGTGGGCCCGGGTGGCCGTGACGAAGCTGGCAAGCTGATCCCGATCGACCTCAAGGTCGGCGATCGCGTTCTGTTCGGCAAGTGGTCGGGCACCGAGGTCAAGCTCGACGGCCAGGAACTGCTGATCATGAAGGAAAGCGACATCATGGGCGTCCTCACCGACGTTCCCGCGACCAAGAAGAAGGCCGCCTAA
- the groL gene encoding chaperonin GroEL (60 kDa chaperone family; promotes refolding of misfolded polypeptides especially under stressful conditions; forms two stacked rings of heptamers to form a barrel-shaped 14mer; ends can be capped by GroES; misfolded proteins enter the barrel where they are refolded when GroES binds) has protein sequence MSAKEVKFGVDARDRMLRGVEILANAVKVTLGPKGRNVVLDKSFGAPRITKDGVTVAKEIELEDKFENMGAQMVREVASKSADAAGDGTTTATVLAAAIVREGAKSVAAGMNPMDLKRGIDLAVEAVVADLVKNSKKVTSNEEIAQVGTISANGDAEIGKFLADAMKKVGNEGVITVEEAKSLETELDVVEGMQFDRGYISPYFVTNADKMRVEFDDAYILINEKKLSNLNELLPLLEAVVQTGKPLVIVAEDVEGEALATLVVNRLRGGLKVAAVKAPGFGDRRKAMLQDIAVLTGGQAISEDLGIKMENVTLQMLGRAKKVMIDKENTTIVNGAGKKADIEARVQQIKAQIEETTSDYDREKLQERLAKLAGGVAVIRVGGATEVEVKERKDRVDDAMHATRAAVEEGIVPGGGVALLRASEQLKRIKTANDDQKTGVEIVRKALSAPARQIAINAGEDGSVIVGKILEKEQYNYGFDSQTGEYGNLVSKGIIDPTKVVRAAIQNAASVAALLITTEAMIAELPKKGGAGAGGMPPGGGMGGMDF, from the coding sequence ATGTCAGCTAAAGAAGTCAAATTCGGCGTCGATGCCCGCGACCGCATGCTGCGCGGCGTCGAGATTCTCGCCAACGCCGTCAAGGTGACGCTCGGCCCGAAGGGCCGCAACGTCGTGCTCGACAAGTCGTTCGGCGCTCCCCGCATCACCAAGGACGGCGTCACTGTCGCCAAGGAGATCGAGCTCGAGGACAAGTTCGAGAACATGGGCGCGCAGATGGTGCGCGAAGTCGCTTCCAAGTCGGCCGATGCGGCCGGCGACGGCACCACCACCGCGACCGTGCTCGCGGCTGCGATCGTCCGTGAAGGCGCCAAGTCGGTTGCCGCCGGCATGAACCCGATGGATCTGAAGCGCGGTATCGACCTGGCTGTGGAAGCCGTGGTCGCCGACCTCGTCAAGAACTCCAAGAAGGTCACCTCGAACGAGGAAATCGCCCAGGTCGGCACCATCTCCGCCAACGGCGACGCCGAAATCGGCAAGTTCCTCGCCGACGCCATGAAGAAGGTCGGCAACGAGGGCGTCATCACGGTTGAAGAAGCCAAGTCGCTCGAGACCGAACTCGACGTCGTCGAAGGCATGCAGTTCGACCGTGGCTACATCTCGCCCTACTTCGTCACCAACGCCGACAAGATGCGCGTCGAATTCGACGATGCCTACATCCTGATCAACGAGAAGAAGCTCTCCAACCTGAACGAACTGCTGCCGCTGCTCGAAGCCGTGGTGCAGACCGGCAAGCCGCTGGTGATCGTGGCCGAAGACGTCGAAGGCGAAGCTCTCGCCACCCTCGTCGTCAACCGTCTGCGTGGCGGCCTGAAGGTTGCGGCCGTCAAGGCTCCGGGCTTCGGCGATCGCCGCAAGGCCATGCTGCAGGACATCGCAGTGCTGACCGGCGGCCAGGCGATCTCGGAAGATCTCGGTATCAAGATGGAGAACGTCACCCTGCAGATGCTCGGTCGCGCCAAGAAGGTGATGATCGACAAGGAAAACACCACCATCGTCAACGGCGCCGGCAAGAAGGCCGACATCGAGGCGCGCGTTCAGCAGATCAAGGCGCAGATCGAGGAAACCACCTCGGACTACGACCGTGAGAAGCTGCAGGAGCGTCTGGCCAAGCTCGCGGGCGGCGTCGCGGTGATCCGCGTCGGCGGCGCGACCGAAGTCGAAGTCAAGGAGCGCAAGGATCGCGTTGATGACGCGATGCATGCGACCCGTGCGGCGGTTGAAGAAGGCATCGTGCCGGGCGGCGGCGTCGCCCTGCTGCGCGCCTCCGAGCAGCTCAAGCGCATCAAGACCGCCAACGACGACCAGAAGACCGGCGTCGAGATCGTGCGCAAGGCGCTGTCCGCGCCGGCCCGCCAGATCGCGATCAACGCAGGCGAAGACGGTTCCGTCATCGTCGGCAAGATCCTCGAGAAGGAGCAGTACAACTACGGCTTCGACTCGCAGACCGGCGAATACGGCAACCTGGTCTCCAAGGGCATCATCGACCCGACCAAGGTGGTTCGCGCGGCGATCCAGAACGCGGCCTCCGTCGCGGCTCTCTTGATCACCACCGAAGCCATGATCGCCGAACTGCCCAAGAAGGGCGGCGCAGGCGCAGGCGGCATGCCCCCCGGCGGCGGCATGGGCGGCATGGACTTCTGA